One Punica granatum isolate Tunisia-2019 chromosome 3, ASM765513v2, whole genome shotgun sequence genomic window carries:
- the LOC116200755 gene encoding dof zinc finger protein DOF3.1-like, translating into MQDPSAFLQPVKPQFPEQERLKCPRCESTNTKFCYYNNYNLSQPRHFCKNCRRYWTKGGALRNIPVGGGTRKSAKRPTNAKRPSPGPVETEPRPEGSSQARSPRLIEPSHGLSQPAVPQQSAQGPSPGPSPARIVHPGSGILGLGTDPERRLLDTGGSFSSLLTSNLQFGTLLEGLNPNSSGPKVMQFGVLGENLNSGTSLNPSRGPNGVQGQKSQSNNMPDSDCLSLQNGNGNGNGNGGNGGEESSCWGNSNGWPDLAIYTPSSRYQ; encoded by the coding sequence ATGCAGGACCCTTCGGCATTCCTTCAGCCGGTGAAGCCGCAGTTCCCGGAGCAGGAGAGGCTCAAGTGCCCGAGATGTGAGTCCACCAACACCAAGTTCTGCTACTACAACAACTATAACCTCTCCCAACCCCGCCACTTCTGCAAGAACTGCCGCCGCTACTGGACCAAGGGCGGCGCCCTTCGCAACATCCCGGTCGGCGGCGGCACCCGCAAGAGCGCGAAGCGCCCCACGAACGCGAAGCGCCCCAGCCCCGGTCCTGTGGAGACGGAGCCGAGACCCGAAGGCTCGTCTCAGGCCCGGAGCCCCAGGTTGATCGAGCCCTCCCACGGTCTCTCTCAGCCGGCCGTGCCCCAACAGTCTGCCCAGGGCCCCTCTCCGGGTCCCAGTCCGGCCCGGATAGTCCATCCCGGCTCTGGGATCCTCGGCCTGGGCACTGACCCCGAAAGGAGGCTGCTCGACACGGGTGGGAGCTTCAGCTCACTTCTGACCTCGAATTTGCAGTTCGGGACTCTCCTCGAGGGTCTGAACCCGAACAGCTCGGGTCCGAAGGTGATGCAATTCGGCGTCCTCGGGGAGAACTTGAATTCCGGCACCAGCTTGAATCCGAGTAGAGGTCCTAACGGGGTGCAGGGGCAGAAATCACAGAGCAATAATATGCCGGACAGTGATTGCTTGAGCTTGCAGAATGGTAATGGTAACGGCAATGGAAATGGAGGCAATGGAGGTGAGGAATCCAGCTGTTGGGGGAATAGCAATGGGTGGCCTGATCTTGCTATTTACACTCCCAGTTCAAGATATCAATAG